Genomic segment of Bacteroides stercoris ATCC 43183:
GTATGTATGTTCCAGGCAATCTGCCGGTGCAGAATGTGGCACGTGCCATAGAGCTGATTGACAATGCTGTAGAGTGCTATTTTACAGGTACGGGCATGGCTATGTCACGTTATTATAACCCTTATACCGGAAACCGTTCCAGTGAGTTGGGCAGTGTGTGGATGTACACTAGTTCCATTGAGGCCGTGAATGCTGCGATGAAAGCCATGAAGACCGGGAAGACAAAGGGAGAGACGGCTCTTTATGACTCTCACTTTAACCGCTACAAGGAACTTTTAGCTCAACTTTATGACAATCTGGAGTTTTATGCAGGTACTTTTACGCTGACCTCTTATACGCAGACTAAACAGTGGACGGTATACGGTGTAAACCGCGGCAACGGCAAGGGAGCTGCACAAGTGGAAGGTACCCTCAATGTTTACGATGACCAGATGTGGCTGGTGCGTGAACTGTTGGAATCCTATCATATTACTGGTGAACAGCGCTATCTGGAAAAGGCAGAATACCTGACAGAATACGTGCTTGACGGTTGGGACTGTACCCTTGATGAGCAAGGTAGTCCATTGGGAGGCATTACGTGGGGACCGGGGTATATCACCAAGCACTCTTGCAGTAATGGCCCTATTGTCAGTCCTCTGGTGTGGCTGCACGAAATTTACAAAGGAAAACCCGACGAAGTGACCTATGGCTACGTGGCTGCCGACAACAGTCGCAAGCTACGTACTGAGAAGAAATCTGACTATTACTTGAATTTTGCCAAAGCTGTTTACGATTGGCAAAAGAAACATTTGCTGAGACCAGACGGGGTGTACGACGATATGATGGGTGGTTATGATTCACCGGACATAAAATATGTTACCATTGATGGTGAACGCTATCGGACTGGTTCCAAACTGCGTGATCGTGTAGGTCCGGCCATCACTTACAATAGTGGTACGATGCTTTCCGGTGCTGCCGACCTTTTCAGAGTTACAAGCGATGCGACTTATCAGACGGATTTGGCAGAATTGACCGATAATAGTTTTGCTTACTTTGCCAAACCTGAAGCAGCCAAACCGGGCTGTTATACATTTGATGTCAGCGGATTCTGTAACTGGTTCAACGGTGTACTGATGCGTGGGTATGTGGATGCTTATTCAACCTACACTGCTGCCGCAAGCTGTATCGAGGCATTCCAGAATAATCTGGATTATGCCTACGAAAACTATCAATACAAACATATGCTTCCCACCAATCTGCTGGTGGGGTGGTACAAAGCTGAAAAGAACAAGAACAACGTGGAAGGAATGTTCACTTTTGCTTTTGCCGCCGAATATGCAGTGTTGGCGAATTATGAATGGAGCAAGAAATAATTTTAAAATTAATGGACTATGAAGAATTTTAGCAAGATGCGACAAGGATTATCCTGCGTGGTAATAGCATTCCTTCTGATGCTGATTCCGGCAGGTGTTTTCGCACAAAACTCTATTTCCGTTTCAGGAATAGTTATGGATGACACCAATGAACCTGTCATTGGCGCTGCTGTCATGGTGAAGGGCACCACTATAGGTGTCATTACCGACATTGACGGACGTTATACCATCAGTATTCCTGCAGATGGTATTCTCAGTTTCTCTTATGTGGGATTGAAGGACAAAGAAGAGAAAGTGAATGGACGCACCACTATCAACATCATTATGCAGACTGACTCCAAGATGATAGACGAAGTAGTGGTGATAGGTTACGGAACACAACGCCGCGGATCGGTGACGGGTGCTGTTTCTGCCGTCAAAGGGCAGGATATGATAAAGACCAAGAACGAAAATCCGCAGAATATGCTGACAGGACGTATTCCTGGTTTGCGCGTATGGCAGAAGAGTTCTGAGCCCGGAACTTTCAATAACAGTTTCGATATTCGAGGTATGGGATCTCCATTGATTATCATCGATGGAATCCCTCGGAGTACGGAAGAATTCCAGCGTTTGAATGCAATGGATATTGATGATATTTCTGTGTTGAAAGATGCTTCTGCTGCTATTTACGGCGTACGTGCAGCCAATGGTGTAGTGTTGGTGACCACCAAAAAAGGAGGAGCAGGAAAAACGGAATTCTCTTACAATGGCTCCTACACTTTCCAACAACCTTCACGTATGCCTGAACTGTGTGATCCTTATGAATCTATGACGCTGTTCAACGAAATGTCGATGAATAACATTAATGGCGGTTCATGGGTCTTCAGCGAAGAGAGCTTTGAAGCATTCCGTAACGGTACGCGCCGTACGACGGACTGGAATGACTTGATTATCTCTAATGTGGCTCCACAGACACAACACGACATCAGCATTTCCGGTGGCAACGAGAAGACTAAGTTCTATATCAGTATGGGCTATTTTTACCAGGAAGGTATCTTCCGTTCGGGAGACTTGAATTATAATAAGTTCAACCTGCGTTCCAACATTTCAACTGAAGTTGCTAAAGGTATAAAATTCGAACTTGGTGTAAGTGGCATCTCCGACGAACGCAATACGCCTTACAGCAGCGCACAGGATATCATTCGTAACTATTGGAGACAAGGTGTACTTTATCCTGCATACGCTGATCCTGAAGGGACGATGTTGAACTACAATGGTTTGGACATGGAACAGAATACTGTGGCTATGATGACAGCCGATATTTCCGGTTACAAGAAGTACAAGCAGAAATATTTCCAGTCCTCGGCTACTTTGACGGTAGATTTCAGTGAATACACACCGGTATTGAAGGGATTGACTGCCAAAGCTATGTTCAGTTACGATTATCGTGCCGATAACAACGAGACTTTCCGTAAAGAGTACTACCAGTATGCTTATGACGAGCAGACCGGCACCTACAATCAGAAGGTCTATAACGAAAGCTCGCCCAGCAACATGCGTCGCGAGTTCTATGACAAATCACAGATGCTGGGACAATTCACAGTGAACTACGACCGCACCTTTAACGATGTCCACCATGTGGGTGGTGTTGTCGGTTGGGAGGTACAGAAGCGCAACGGTGACAACTTCTACGCTGTTCGCGACCTGGCATTCTCTATGCCTTACCTGCTGGCTGGTGTGACTGAAGGACAGATCGGCGCTATGCAGACTGGTAATAATGATTTGTATGAACAAGCCAACGAAGCTTTGATAGGTCGTGTCAATTATTCGTTTGCCGACCGATACCTGCTGGAAGCACAGTTCCGTTACGACGGTTCCAGCAAGTTTGCCAAAGGACATCAATGGGGTTTCTTCCCTTCAGTATCGGCTGGGTGGAGAGTATCCGAAGAACCTTTCTTCAAAAGCATAGATGCTTTGAAGTTTGTCAATCAGCTGAAGCTGCGTGCCAGCTACGGTGTGCTGGGTGATGATGGTGACTTGAATTATGACTGGGCTATGGGGTACACTTATCCTGCAACTAGCGGTAACATATCTAATGGCGACTATAACGGTTATTCGCCGGGCTATATCTTCGGTGGCAAGTTCATCAGTGCGGCAAGTCCGATGGCATTACCTAATGAGAATATTACTTGGTTCAAGTCGAAGACATTCGACGTGGGTTTCGATTTTGAAGCTTGGAACGGTCTGCTGGGCGTTTCGTTCGACTATTTTAACCGTCTGCGTACTGGCCGTTTCGCTCGCCGTACCGGTGACTTGCCTACAGTGGTAGGTGCCTCTGCTCCACGTGAAAATCTGGATAGTGACCGTCAATTCGGTATGGAATTGGAATTGACTCATCGTAACAAGATTGGACAAGTGGCCTATAATCTGAAAGGTATTGCTACCGTAACCCGTCAGAAATACCTGACTGCTTCAGAAAAAGGCCCTTGGGCTAACTCCTACGACCGTTGGCGTAATGATAACTTGACAAACCGTTATCAAGGAGTACAGTTTGGTTATACTTCTGCCGGACGCTACACCAGTTGGAACGATATTTGGAGCTATCCGGGTTACAAGGAACGTGACATTCTGCCGGGTGACTACAAATATGAAGACTGGAATGGTGACGGTGAGATTAACGGTCAGGACGAACATCCGTTTGCCTTAGACCAGACTCCATGGTTGCAGTTCAGTTTGAATGCCGGCTTGCAATGGAAGAACTTCGACTTCAACATGTTGTTGCAAGGCTCTGCGCTGGGCTCTATGGAGTACAAAGAGCCTTTGCATGAAATTTGGGGTAAGAACGGTGGTGGTGCATTGACACAATTTCTTGATCGCTGGCATCCCGTAGACCCGAAAGCCGATCCCTATGACCCTTCTACTGTCTGGACTTCCGGTCATTACGCTTATACAGGCCGTTGGGCGAAAAACAATTCAGCTTTCAATCGTGTAAGTACTGCTTACCTTCGTCTGAAGAGTATCGAGCTGGGTTATACATTCCCGAAATTGAAACAGATTCCCAATGCCAGTCTGCGCATTTATGCCAATGCTTACAACCTGCTGACATTTACGGGTGTGAAATTTGTAGACCCTGAGCATCCCGATGATGATTTGGGACGTATGTATCCGTTAAACAAGACCTATACACTGGGAGTTTCCCTCTCTTTCTAATTAATGATATAAACCTAAAAAATAATAAATATGAGACATAAACTGATATCCGCGATGCTGTGTATGACTCTCGCCACTTCATGTGTCGATATGGATATTACTCCCAAAAATATCGTGACTTCCGAGTCGTTGCTTTCCAACGAGTCAGGTATGGACATCTATATGGCACGTTTGTATAGCAATATGCCATGGGAAGACTTTAAGTATCTCCCACAACGGGGGATGAACTTTAATGGCTGGTTGAGTGCCATGGGTATTGACGGTACTGGTGAAGCCATGAACCGGGATGGTATTTGCTGTGCGTTTACCGGTGAAGAAAATGTTTACTGGGGCAAGGCTTTTGAATTGTTGCGCGACGCCAACTTCCTGCTTGAGAACCTGCCGAAATATCAGAGTTCCTATGCAGAGATTACTTACAACCACTATTTGGGCGAAGCCTATTATGTGCGTGCCACAGTTTTCTACGCCATGGCCCGTCGTTTTGGAGGTATCCCTTTGGTGACAAAAGTCATCCAATATCCTGGAGACGGAAATTTGGAGGTCCCCCGTGCCAGTGAGGAAGAAACATGGGACCAGGTTTTGGCAGATTATGACAAGGCCATTGAATTGATGATGCCTAGTAGCCCCAAGAGTGGTTACAGTAATAAGTATGTAGCATTGGCTTTCAAGTCAGAAGCTATGCTCTATGCCGGTAGTGTAGCTAAGTATAATGAAACGGTAAACGGACGTTTGACCGGTTTAGGTGCCAAAACGGGAGTACGCGTGATCGGATTCGATGAGGACCGCTGGCAAGAGGCTTCCAAGAAGTATTTCACTGAAGCCTACAAAGCTGCTTCCGAGGTGATTAAAAGTGATGTATATTCACTTTACAAGAAGAAATGGGCTGCTAATGATCCGGAAGCACAATATCAGAATATGGTGGATATGTTCTCCGATCTTAGCAATAATCCTGAGAACATCTATGTAAAGGAGTACGTTTACCCCACCAGTACTCATGCTTACGATTCTTACAACTTGCCGCTCACCTTTAAGGCTCCGCTGAACTGTGGTGTTTGTCCGACAGCAGACTTTGTTGAGTTGTTTGATGGTTTCGACCGTTACCCCGACGGTACCCTGAAGGTGACGACAGGCAATTCTTGTACCGAAGGTAACTACGTTATGTATGATAGTCCCATGGACTATTACAAGAATGCTGAACCTAGATTGCGTGCTTACGTCATCTTCCCCGGTGATGTGTTCAAGGGTAAGGAAATTGAGATTTATGCCGGTGTTTATACGGGGGCCGCGCCTGTCAAACCGCTTCTTAGTGACTATTCGTATGGTGCTGCCACTACCAAGTACAATCATCTGAGTGCTTATAAAGACAAACCCAAAACACTTTATCTCAGTCCGAAACCTGAAGATCAGCAGGAAATTGTGACCCTGCCCGACGGTTCTACGATGACGGCTGCCGGTCAGAACGGTCCTTTCTATGAAGATGGTGGAAGCGCAATGACTGGTCTATTGGCACGCAAATGGTTGAACCCTGATCCTGCATTTGTTCCTCGGGAAGGCAATAGTGCACAACCTTTTATTTTGATGCGTTATGCCGAAGTGTTGCTGAATGCAGCCGAGGCTGCTGTGGAGCTTTCGTTAGCGAGCGTCTCTTCTCCTGATGGTACAGATATGCTGAGTGTAGCAACGAAAGCCATCAATGATATTCGTGAGCGTGCCGGTGCCCAGTTGTTGACTGCCTCGCTGACTAGTACAACAGACAGCCGTGATATTGTCCGCAAGGAACGTCGCAAGGAGTTGGCTTTCGAACATAAGACCAAGTGGGACTTGCGTCGCTGGCGTGTGAATCACTATGAAGGTCGCGATGGATTTTGGGGTGAGCAACGCAATAAGGATCGTTTCAGCAACACGACTCGTTATCGTTTCCGTGGTATCTATCCGTTCTATTCGACGGCGACCGGCAAGTGGTTCTTTGATGTTTGTTTCAACTATACGACTGCCGGTGACAAGGACTTTGGTTACACTCCGGTGGACTATTATTTCTCGATTCCGGACGGTGAGGTGTCAAAGAGTCCTGTAATCGACCAGCAGCCTAATCGATAAAACTCAATAATTAAAAAACTTAAAATGTATGAAAAAGACAATATTTTATAGCTTATTCAGCGTCTTGTTCACGTTAACCTCATGCAGCATGTTCGAAATAGACAATTATGAGGAACCAGCAGAAACAATTTGGGGCGAAGTGGTAGATGAAGCAACTGGTAAGCGTGTATTGACCGATCAGGGCAGTGAAGGTATCCGTGTTCGTCTAACCGAATTGAGTTGGGGCGACAATGTGCAACATAATCCTGATTTTTACTGTATGATGGACGGTACATTCCAAAACACGAAGCTTTTCAAAGGTGAGTATAATGTCCGTATCGACGGCCCGTTCATTCCATTGGTACGTGAAAACACAGACGGTACCTTGCTCCATGATGGTTCCGTCAATACTGAAATTAGTGGTACAACGAAAGTGAAATTTGAAGTACAGCCCTTTCTGAACGTTGAGTTTGTAGGTGATCCGCAGGTGAGCAATGGGGTCATCAAGGCACAAGTACGCGTGACACGTGGTGTGTCGGATGAAGTTTTCCGTGAAAAAATCCAGCCAATGGGCAATTGGAAAGACGAATACTTGAATGTAACCGATATTCAGTTCTTTGTAAGCTATTCAAATACAGTGGGCTATCGGGCGCGCGACGAGCGTTGGTCGAGCAGTATCAACTATGAAGGTAAGAGTTTCGAGGATTTACTGGGTAAGGAAGTTATTGTCCAGTCTAACGGCAATATACCTTCGGGCCGCAAAGTATTTGTACGCGCTGCCGCACGTATTAACTACGACACACCTGTAGGTAGCGGCACACGCCGTTGGAACTACAGTGAGCCGGTGGAAGTACTTATTCCATAGCTTGATGGCATACAGCCGAGGCTTTGGCACTATAGCAAAAGCCTCGGCTGTTGGGCAATCCTTTGCCATTATAGTGGCAAAGACAATGATTAATACCATAAAAACAAGAAACCAATATGAAGCAAAAACATTTTTTGATAAGTTTGGCTGTCTTGGCAATAGGCATCTCTGTAGATGCTCAGACCAAGGACAATGTTAAAACCACTTTTCAAACCTCACGCGAGTGGAAGCCTTCTATAGACAATAGGGCCGATGCGGTGATGGTGTATGGAGTAGGAGGAAATCCTTCGGATAAATCACGCAAATTATCTTTTGAGGAGCGGGTGAAGTCTTGGAAGGAGCGTGGATATATCATACACTTTATGACCGGTATTGCTTGGGGTGAATATCAGGACTATTTTACCGGACAATGGGATGGAAAATGGCATTTGGACGAGGGTCAGGTCACTCAGGCAGGAGACACGATATGGCACGGTCACATGGTGCCCTATATCGTACCATCGGAGAATTTTTTAAGTTATCTGAAAGAGAGACATGTGAAGAGGGTAATCGACGCCGGTGTGGATGCCATCTTCATGGAAGAGCCTGAATTTTGGGCAAGAGCCGGTTACAGTGAGTCTTTTAAGAAGGAATGGAAAAAATACTATGGCTTCGAGTGGAGACCGCAACACGAGTCTCCGGAAAATACTTACCTGTCGAACAAGCTCAAGTATTACTTGTACTATCGTGCACTGAATGAAGTTTTCACTTTTGCCAAAGAATATGGTAAAAGCAAAGGGATGGACGTGAAGTGCTACGTTCCCACCCACTCGCTGGTGAACTATTCGCAATGGCAGATTGTCAGTCCAGAAGCAAGCCTTGCCTCACTTCCTTGTGTGGACGGTTACATTGCTCAGGTGTGGACCGGAACTTCGCGTGAGCCGAATTTCTTTGACGGTCGCAAACGTGAGCGTGTATTCGAGACTGCCTATCTGGAGTATGGTTCTATGGAATCAATGACTGCTCCTACCGGTCGCAAGATGTTCTTTCTGACCGACCCTATTGAAGACTGGCCGCGTGACTGGGCAGATTATAAGAAAAACTATCAGGCTACCTTTACTGCACAATTACTCTATCCCAATATAGCCGATTACGAAGTGATGCCTTGGCCGGAACGTATTTACGAAGGACTATATCGCACAAGTGCCAATAGCGACAAGAAAGAACGTATTCCCCGTTTCTATTCCACACAGATGCAGGTGATGATTAATGCCTTGAACCGTATGCCTCTGACTGATAAAGAACTGACTGGAAGTAAAGGCTTCAGCGTACTGATGGCAAACTCCTTGATGTTCCAGCGTTTCCCTACACACAACGGATATGAAGACCCTCAATTGGCGAACTTCTACGGTCAGGCGTTGCCTTTGCTCAAACGAGGGGTACCCGTCAAGACCGTCCACATCGAGAACCTCGGCTATAAGGAAGCATTGGCTGGCACAAAAGTGTTGTTGATGACTTATGCAAACATGAAACCGCTTGAGCCTGAAGCGCACAGCCACATAGCCGATTGGGTGAAGAAAGGGGGAGTATTGATTTATAGTGGAATGGACAACGACCCTTTCCAGAATGTAAGGGAATGGTGGAATACCAATGGGTATAACTATGCTACCCCTTCCGCACATCTTTTTGAGCAGATGGGGCTTCCTGCCCGGCCGAATCAGGGAGAATACAGTTACGGTAAGGGAACTGTATGTGTTATCCGTACCGATCCTAAAGATTATGTCCTGCATGAGGGTGGTGACAAATATTTTTTGTATCTTGTGGCCCGGATGTACGAGCAGAACGCGAAAGCGGGAAAGCTGGAGTTCAAAAACAACTTCTATCTGCAAAGGGGAGATTACGACTTGGCTGCTGTGCTTGAAGAGAGTGTGAGCGACGAGCCGTTTACTGTGGAAGGATGTTTGATTGACCTTTTTGATCCCCAATTACCGATATACACTTCCAAGCAGATAAATCCGGGTGAGCAAGCCTTGTTGCTGAATGTAGAACGTGTAGCCGGTAAGAAGAAGCCTCAAGTGCTGGCTTCGGCAAGTCGCGAAGAACAGGAAGAATGCGGAAAAGGCTGGTACTCCTATGTGGCGAAAAGTCCTGCCGAGACTTCAAACGTATCGCGGGTACTGTT
This window contains:
- a CDS encoding glycoside hydrolase family 76 protein, giving the protein MNIMKNLFTLLTLLLLTLVACSNDSAVDEKPDNGGMYVPGNLPVQNVARAIELIDNAVECYFTGTGMAMSRYYNPYTGNRSSELGSVWMYTSSIEAVNAAMKAMKTGKTKGETALYDSHFNRYKELLAQLYDNLEFYAGTFTLTSYTQTKQWTVYGVNRGNGKGAAQVEGTLNVYDDQMWLVRELLESYHITGEQRYLEKAEYLTEYVLDGWDCTLDEQGSPLGGITWGPGYITKHSCSNGPIVSPLVWLHEIYKGKPDEVTYGYVAADNSRKLRTEKKSDYYLNFAKAVYDWQKKHLLRPDGVYDDMMGGYDSPDIKYVTIDGERYRTGSKLRDRVGPAITYNSGTMLSGAADLFRVTSDATYQTDLAELTDNSFAYFAKPEAAKPGCYTFDVSGFCNWFNGVLMRGYVDAYSTYTAAASCIEAFQNNLDYAYENYQYKHMLPTNLLVGWYKAEKNKNNVEGMFTFAFAAEYAVLANYEWSKK
- a CDS encoding SusC/RagA family TonB-linked outer membrane protein — encoded protein: MKNFSKMRQGLSCVVIAFLLMLIPAGVFAQNSISVSGIVMDDTNEPVIGAAVMVKGTTIGVITDIDGRYTISIPADGILSFSYVGLKDKEEKVNGRTTINIIMQTDSKMIDEVVVIGYGTQRRGSVTGAVSAVKGQDMIKTKNENPQNMLTGRIPGLRVWQKSSEPGTFNNSFDIRGMGSPLIIIDGIPRSTEEFQRLNAMDIDDISVLKDASAAIYGVRAANGVVLVTTKKGGAGKTEFSYNGSYTFQQPSRMPELCDPYESMTLFNEMSMNNINGGSWVFSEESFEAFRNGTRRTTDWNDLIISNVAPQTQHDISISGGNEKTKFYISMGYFYQEGIFRSGDLNYNKFNLRSNISTEVAKGIKFELGVSGISDERNTPYSSAQDIIRNYWRQGVLYPAYADPEGTMLNYNGLDMEQNTVAMMTADISGYKKYKQKYFQSSATLTVDFSEYTPVLKGLTAKAMFSYDYRADNNETFRKEYYQYAYDEQTGTYNQKVYNESSPSNMRREFYDKSQMLGQFTVNYDRTFNDVHHVGGVVGWEVQKRNGDNFYAVRDLAFSMPYLLAGVTEGQIGAMQTGNNDLYEQANEALIGRVNYSFADRYLLEAQFRYDGSSKFAKGHQWGFFPSVSAGWRVSEEPFFKSIDALKFVNQLKLRASYGVLGDDGDLNYDWAMGYTYPATSGNISNGDYNGYSPGYIFGGKFISAASPMALPNENITWFKSKTFDVGFDFEAWNGLLGVSFDYFNRLRTGRFARRTGDLPTVVGASAPRENLDSDRQFGMELELTHRNKIGQVAYNLKGIATVTRQKYLTASEKGPWANSYDRWRNDNLTNRYQGVQFGYTSAGRYTSWNDIWSYPGYKERDILPGDYKYEDWNGDGEINGQDEHPFALDQTPWLQFSLNAGLQWKNFDFNMLLQGSALGSMEYKEPLHEIWGKNGGGALTQFLDRWHPVDPKADPYDPSTVWTSGHYAYTGRWAKNNSAFNRVSTAYLRLKSIELGYTFPKLKQIPNASLRIYANAYNLLTFTGVKFVDPEHPDDDLGRMYPLNKTYTLGVSLSF
- a CDS encoding RagB/SusD family nutrient uptake outer membrane protein, whose protein sequence is MRHKLISAMLCMTLATSCVDMDITPKNIVTSESLLSNESGMDIYMARLYSNMPWEDFKYLPQRGMNFNGWLSAMGIDGTGEAMNRDGICCAFTGEENVYWGKAFELLRDANFLLENLPKYQSSYAEITYNHYLGEAYYVRATVFYAMARRFGGIPLVTKVIQYPGDGNLEVPRASEEETWDQVLADYDKAIELMMPSSPKSGYSNKYVALAFKSEAMLYAGSVAKYNETVNGRLTGLGAKTGVRVIGFDEDRWQEASKKYFTEAYKAASEVIKSDVYSLYKKKWAANDPEAQYQNMVDMFSDLSNNPENIYVKEYVYPTSTHAYDSYNLPLTFKAPLNCGVCPTADFVELFDGFDRYPDGTLKVTTGNSCTEGNYVMYDSPMDYYKNAEPRLRAYVIFPGDVFKGKEIEIYAGVYTGAAPVKPLLSDYSYGAATTKYNHLSAYKDKPKTLYLSPKPEDQQEIVTLPDGSTMTAAGQNGPFYEDGGSAMTGLLARKWLNPDPAFVPREGNSAQPFILMRYAEVLLNAAEAAVELSLASVSSPDGTDMLSVATKAINDIRERAGAQLLTASLTSTTDSRDIVRKERRKELAFEHKTKWDLRRWRVNHYEGRDGFWGEQRNKDRFSNTTRYRFRGIYPFYSTATGKWFFDVCFNYTTAGDKDFGYTPVDYYFSIPDGEVSKSPVIDQQPNR
- a CDS encoding DUF3823 domain-containing protein produces the protein MKKTIFYSLFSVLFTLTSCSMFEIDNYEEPAETIWGEVVDEATGKRVLTDQGSEGIRVRLTELSWGDNVQHNPDFYCMMDGTFQNTKLFKGEYNVRIDGPFIPLVRENTDGTLLHDGSVNTEISGTTKVKFEVQPFLNVEFVGDPQVSNGVIKAQVRVTRGVSDEVFREKIQPMGNWKDEYLNVTDIQFFVSYSNTVGYRARDERWSSSINYEGKSFEDLLGKEVIVQSNGNIPSGRKVFVRAAARINYDTPVGSGTRRWNYSEPVEVLIP